In one Arachis duranensis cultivar V14167 chromosome 9, aradu.V14167.gnm2.J7QH, whole genome shotgun sequence genomic region, the following are encoded:
- the LOC127741601 gene encoding protein NSP-INTERACTING KINASE 3-like, translating to MGITFQLFVFSLFPYKAFLYFINKSKTSPNLTLFGFYFLLAFVGATASWDSPKLTRSCSNLERRDVLGDTIHQFPDSKSQSFENLQELTAGKVAANLKSPRSVMTHCSADRVMLRRHSSSQVLPYGSKRLWCKMFLWSHRNIHRAISSKSTQVNPGVAVTHNPYGYSSDTLEPKHKQSPGNVEWLFSLIRLVCSQLLIRGDELIMRLGVLRGGAEVAVKRISQENDGVREFLAEISSLGRLKQRNLVALRGWCKKDMGNFLLVYEYMDNGSLDKRVFCDESMMLNCEERIRNIKGVAFAVLYLHEGWEEQVLHRDIKASNVFFIC from the exons ATGGGCATTACTTTCCAGCTGTTCGTATTCTCCCTTTTCCCGTACAAAGCCTTTCTCTACTTCATTAACAAGTCCAAGACTTCCCCTAACCTCACTCTCTTCGGCTTCTACTTCTTGCTCGCCTTCGTCGGAGCCACTG CCTCCTGGGATTCTCCCAAACTCACTCGATCATGCTCAAACCTGGAAAGAAGGGATGTTCTCGGTGATACAATTCATCAATTTCCAGATTCAAAGTCGCAATCTTTCGAGAATTTACAGGAACTTACAGCAGGTAAAGTGGCTGCTAATCTTAAAAGCCCCAGGTCTGTGATGACTCACTGCAGTGCTGATAGAGTTATGTTGAGAAGGCATTCCTCAAGCCAAGTTCTTCCTTATGGAAGTAAGAGACTTTGGTGCAAGATGTTTCTCTGGAGCCATAGGAACATACATAGAGCTATTTCAAGCAAATCAACACAGGTGAATCCTGGTGTGGCTGTAACGCACAATCCATACGGGTACTCTTCCGACACCCTTGAACCGAAGCACAAGCAGTCACCAGGAAATGTGGAATG GCTCTTCag CTTAATACGCTTAGTATGTTCGCAATTGTTGATTCGCGGTGATGAACTAATTATGCGTTTG GGTGTTCTAAGAGGCGGCGCAGAGGTGGCAGTGAAGCGAATATCACAAGAGAATGACGGCGTGAGAGAGTTCCTAGCAGAAATTTCAAGCCTTGGAAGATTGAAGCAGAGAAACTTGGTTGCTCTGAGAGGATGGTGCAAGAAAGACATGggaaatttcttgttagtttaTGAATACATGGATAATGGGAGTTTGGATAAGAGAGTGTTTTGTGATGAGAGCATGATGCTGAACTGTGAAGAGAGAATAAGAAATATCAAAGGTGTGGCCTTTGCTGTGTTGTATTTGCATGAAGGTTGGGAAGAACAAGTTCTGCATAGGGACATCAAAGCCAGCAATGTGTTctttatttgttga
- the LOC110275766 gene encoding L-type lectin-domain containing receptor kinase VII.1 codes for MGNFLLVYEYMDNGSLDKRVFCDESMMLNCEERIRNIKGVAFAVLYLHEGWEEQVLHRDIKASNVLLDKDMNGKLGDFGLARMHSHGQVASTRKLVGTVGYMAPEVIKTGQALTRTDVFMFGILILEVMCGRRPMEEGKPPLVEFVWGLMVKGELMNALDERLSAKGDFNLQQVEKVLQLGLLCAYPEPKSRPNMRQVVSILEGNNEGGEESENENADTCLRPHSIILNDYSDMLKVPKGWEALC; via the exons ATGggaaatttcttgttagtttaTGAATACATGGATAATGGGAGTTTGGATAAGAGAGTGTTTTGTGATGAGAGCATGATGCTGAACTGTGAAGAGAGAATAAGAAATATCAAAGGTGTGGCCTTTGCTGTGTTGTATTTGCATGAAGGTTGGGAAGAACAAGTTCTGCATAGGGACATCAAAGCCAGCAATGTGTTACTTGATAAGGATATGAATGGAAAGCTTGGAGACTTTGGATTAGCAAGAATGCATAGCCATGGCCAAGTTGCTAGCACAAGAAAGTTGGTTGGAACAGTTGGTTACATGGCTCCAGAAGTGATCAAGACCGGACAAGCCTTGACTCGCACGGATGTGTTCATGTTTGGAATCTTGATTTTAGAGGTCATGTGTGGAAGGAGGCCTATGGAAGAAGGTAAGCCACCTCTTGTGGAGTTTGTGTGGGGACTAATGGTTAAAGGGGAACTAATGAATGCACTTGATGAGAGGTTAAGTGCTAAAGGAGACTTCAATCTGCAACAAGTTGAGAAGGTTCTTCAGTTGGGATTGTTGTGTGCATACCCTGAACCAAAATCAAGACCAAACATGAGACAAGTTGTGAGTATTTTAGAAGGGAACAATGAGGGAGGAGAAGAATCAGAGAATGAGAATGCGGATACTTGTTT AAGGCCACATTCCATAATATTGAATGACTACAGTGACATGTTAAAA GTACCCAAGGGATGGGAAGCTCTTTGTTAA